ACAAGTTTTAGGTGTACATAACGTTTCATCAACTTATCAtgtaccattattattacaacaacaaggaaTGTTGGATTACTTTaaaaaaagattaaatttagatgaaattataattaaagataaattcaagaaaaaaggtgaagaatttaTGGGTAGATGGAGATCTTTGACATCGGGGTGAGTACGAGTAATTCTTTTGAATACCTTCATTTCGGTCCTCATTGATTACCATATTAATACCGAATACCGAATACTGTCTACATAGTCAAGAAAGACTTTTCGATACTGTATCTATCGTTCTTGTTGGTAAATACACTACCCTCGAAGACTCTTACATGTCAGTAGtaaaagctttagaacaTGCCGCTATGAGATGTGGAAGAAAACTTGAATTACAAGTGAGTGTCGTGATGTTCTCAGTCAAAAACTTGGTATTTTGCTGACAGAATGCATTCTGTAGTGGGTAGACTCATCTGACCTTGAACCACCAACACAAACAACCAACCCTGTTAAATTCCATGATGCTTGGTCGGCTGTCTGTTCCGCTAAGTTAGTTAGATTGATTACCTCTTTAGCAAGGAATACCAAACTGACTCTTCAATTTTAGGGGTATTATTGTTCCTGGTGGATTTGGTCATCGAGGTACAGAGGGTATGATTGCAGCTGTTAAATGGGCCAGAGAACAAAAAGTACCTTTCTTAGGTATCTGTTTAGGTTTCCAAGTTGCAGTTATCGAATGGGCTAGAAATGTTTGCGGATTAGAGGGTGAGTTTTAGCCTCAGCACACCATCAAATGGTGGACTGAAAATAGCTATTTGTTCAAGAATCACTTATGCTAATTAATCATGTGATGCTCTAGATGCCAACTCAGCTGAATTAGTACCAGACGTTAAACATCCAGTTATATGTTTCATGcctgaaatttcaaaaacaCATATGGGTGGTACAATGAGATTAGGTTTAAGACCAACAATATTCCAAGATAAAACTGAATCATCCAAATTGAGAAAATTGTATGGATCAAGGGAAGTTGCATGGGAAAGACATAGACATAGATATGAAGTTGAACCTAAATATGTCGATGAATTAGAATCTAAAGCTGGTTTGAgatttataggtaaagatgaaagaggtgaaagaaTGCAAATGTTGGAATTAGATGGTGAGTCTTGgtttcttttttatttttcgATTACTAGTATTCTGGGAACCCGAATAAtcgtatatatgtataaaataCACGACTAACTTTTAACAATTAATCTTTCGTTTACTATAGAACACCCATACTTTATAGGATTACAAGCACATCCAGAATTCTGTTCAAGACCTCTAAACccatcaccaccatttttaggtttaattGCTGCAGCATGtggtttagatgaattggaattaCAAATTAAAAACAATGAAAACGGTGGTTATGTTGATCCAcatcctgaagaagataaaagtgTACCTGAATCTGAAGCATATacagaaaaaggtaaatcaattaaacaatcaaataatggtATTATAAAAGTTAAAGGTCAAGTtaatggtaatttagatgaaaaagaacaaCAGTTAAATGGTGTAACTGTAGCTTCTGAAGGTCAAGCTTGATTCAGATCTGGAATACGAAAGTTGATAGCTTTCTTCGAAACTCATATGTTCTAGGAAAAAAAGGAGAGGTAAACAGACATATCTGTACATATAGTTATTTAGATATATATGGGATACGAGTGTTACGGATTTGTTTGTGTGTTGAGCGTTAGTTGATTAGTTAGTTATTGTTATATTATTTTTATGTGGTTTTGGTCATTTCCATAGATTAGATTTCATGCACTGTTCTGCTTAAAGTCAATATTAGTGTGCTTTGATGAATCGTGTCTCAGTACATCGTCTAGCAGATTCACAAAATCGGTAAGGTTTAGTTGCGGCAAAGAAACGATTCGTGGTAAAATTTGACCCTGCTTCGAGCAGCAGTCAATAAGCAAAAACGTTTCCTGATCCCGAACCGCAGTCCTGCCTTGGCATGTTCTATATTTATCGCTTAGGATCATTATTTTCACTTTTAATTAACTTTGATTTTAGCGTTGTTTTGCTGTTTGCTTATCTTTCGTGTTATTATCATATCTTATGCAAACAGATTCGGGCCATGCATCAGTCTCGTTCACGAATAAAATCAACGTGATTTTCTGCGAGAACCTTATGCATATCATTATTCAACCTGCAGCTAAAATGCTCAAATCGCAATACGGCCGAAGTGATGATaacttcaggtaaaacttgAATGAGATAGCGGGGCTCAACGTAAAAAATATAATGTGCGATCccaatttattgattttataaATCGTAAATCGCAGTTTTGATCATTACGCGTCTGCgctttttgctttttgtaAATTTATTCATGTCTTGGAATTTCATGTCTGTGCGGCAGTCAAATTTACGGATAACATTGTTAGATTGTTCCcccatctcatcat
This is a stretch of genomic DNA from Kwoniella dendrophila CBS 6074 chromosome 3, complete sequence. It encodes these proteins:
- a CDS encoding CTP synthase: MVKYILVCGGVISGIGKGVIASSTGLTLKAAGLKVTAIKIDPYMNIDAGTMAPTEHGEVYVLNDGGETDLDLGNYERYLDVSLNRDNNVTTGKVYQHVIDRERKGDYLGKTVQIIPHLTNAIQDWIERVSKIPVDGTGEEPDVCIIELGGTVGDIESMPFVEAMRQFQFRVGHENFALIYVSLIPVVGGEQKTKPTQAGVRDLRGLGLLPDLIACRCTDTLLTATMEKVSMFCHVSPKQVLGVHNVSSTYHVPLLLQQQGMLDYFKKRLNLDEIIIKDKFKKKGEEFMGRWRSLTSGQERLFDTVSIVLVGKYTTLEDSYMSVVKALEHAAMRCGRKLELQWVDSSDLEPPTQTTNPVKFHDAWSAVCSAKGIIVPGGFGHRGTEGMIAAVKWAREQKVPFLGICLGFQVAVIEWARNVCGLEDANSAELVPDVKHPVICFMPEISKTHMGGTMRLGLRPTIFQDKTESSKLRKLYGSREVAWERHRHRYEVEPKYVDELESKAGLRFIGKDERGERMQMLELDEHPYFIGLQAHPEFCSRPLNPSPPFLGLIAAACGLDELELQIKNNENGGYVDPHPEEDKSVPESEAYTEKGKSIKQSNNGIIKVKGQVNGNLDEKEQQLNGVTVASEGQA